Proteins encoded by one window of Salvia splendens isolate huo1 chromosome 14, SspV2, whole genome shotgun sequence:
- the LOC121766015 gene encoding binding partner of ACD11 1-like yields the protein MTTRTAKVSNVSLSATEQDIQEFFSFSGVIQYVEMKSESERSQSAYVTFNDAQGAETAVLLSGATIVDQSVTIALEPNYTLPATAPAAATASQSDNASGSVATAAQKAEDVVSGMLANGFILGKDALNRAKSFDERHQLISTASAKVASLDQKIGLSEKITVGATIVNDKVKEVDQKFQVSEKTKTAFATAEQTVSSAGTAIMKNRYILTGTSWVTGAFSRVQKAAGDVRQKTLEKVAEEEQGRNEAQGYTQLHSFDSAKDPPTPTPSDKKPDSPKGLIL from the exons ATGACG ACCAGGACTGCGAAAGTGAGCAATGTCTCACTCAGTGCAACAGAACAGGACATCCAGGAGTTCTTTTCCTTCTCTGGGGTGATCCAATATGTTGAAATGAAAAG TGAAAGTGAGAGATCTCAATCTGCGTATGTCACTTTCAATGATGCTCAGGGTGCAGAAACTGCTGTTCTGCTTTCG GGAGCTACAATAGTGGACCAGTCAGTAACTATTGCTCTTGAACCAAACTATACACTGCCAGCAACAGCACCAGCAGCAGCTACA GCATCACAAAGCGATAATGCAAGCGGTAGTGTTGCAACTGCTGCACAGAAGGCAGAGGATGTTGTTAGCGGCATGTTAGCCAATGGTTTTATATTAGGGAAGGACGCACTTAACAGGGCAAAGTCTTTCGATGAGAGGCACCAACTCATATCAACTGCTTCAGCCAAAGTAGCATCGCTGGATCAAAAGATTGGACTGAGTGAGAAAATCACTGTTGGAGCAACCATAGTCAACGACAAAGTGAAGGAAGTAGACCAGAAGTTCCAGGTTTCTGAGAAGACTAAGACAGCTTTTGCTACTGCTGAACAGACTGTGAGTAGCGCAGGAACTGCCATCATGAAAAACCGATACATCCTAACTGGCACTTCATGGGTTACCGGTGCTTTCAGCCGGGTTCAAAAGGCAGCCGGGGATGTTAGACAGAAAACACTGGAGAAAGTTGCTGAGGAAGAGCAGGGAAGAAATGAAGCTCAAGGTTACACTCAGCTTCACTCATTTGATTCAGCAAAAGATCctccaactccaactccaagcGACAAAAAACCAGACTCTCCAAAGGGCTTGATTCTCTAA
- the LOC121763796 gene encoding pentatricopeptide repeat-containing protein At2g29760, chloroplastic-like, producing MAAPNIPLINFPTVNTDRHLAYHPTIALIEKCSNPHHLKQLHAQMLRGGLFFDPFSASKLIQSCAFSQFSSIDYAHKVFDQIPHPNLYSWNALIRAYATRSQPLTCLSMFSRLLRDCAEKPNKFTYPFVIKALAKLRDLELGKGIHGMAIKEGFSSDLYVANCLIHFYAECGCLDLASRVFANMPERDVISWNSIIDGLANGGREDEAMEIFRAMDEEGVRPNDVSMVGVLTACRRMKVDVKFGKMVHSYIEKNGIKQSLILCNAILDMYTRCGGVDEAKMFFDKMVEKDIISWTTMLVGYGSLGDFDAARGLFDSLPNKDIAAWNALISAYEQNGSPKEAVAVFNELQRSKTAKPDEVTLVSTLSACSELGAIELGGWIHVYIKKERMRLNCHLATALIDMYSKCGDLEKALDVFHSVECTKDVFVWSAMIAGLGMHGCGVYAMAMFEKMLEDGVKPTSITFTNLLSACSHSGLVEEGSAFLDQMERVYNIPPGVEHYACMIDILGRAGLLEDAMALIKAMPVVPGASVWGALLGACRLHKNVELAEEAWARLHEIEPRNHGAYVLLSNVYANSGLWEKVSEVRKRMREVGLRKEPGCSSVEMNGSVHEFLVGDNTHPMSKKIYSKLGEIAERVKSEGYETKKSEVLQMVEEEEMQEKALSLHSERLALAYGLIALEQPTQRIRIVKNLRVCGDCHSVFKVVSKVYGREIVLRDRYRFHHFKEGSCSCNDYW from the coding sequence ATGGCGGCGCCAAATATCCCACTCATCAATTTCCCTACCGTCAATACCGACCGCCACTTGGCATACCACCCCACCATCGCCCTCATCGAAAAATGCTCAAATCCGCACCACCTCAAGCAGCTCCACGCCCAAATGCTCCGCGGCGGCCTCTTCTTCGACCCCTTCTCTGCCAGCAAGCTCATCCAGTCCTGCGCCTTCTCCCAATTCTCTAGCATAGACTACGCCCACAAGGTGTTCGACCAAATTCCCCACCCAAATCTCTACTCCTGGAACGCCCTCATCCGCGCCTACGCCACCCGCTCTCAGCCCCTCACCTGCCTCTCCATGTTCTCCCGTTTGCTCCGAGATTGCGCCGAGAAGCCCAACAAATTCACCTACCCCTTCGTCATCAAGGCTTTGGCTAAGCTCAGGGACTTGGAACTCGGAAAAGGCATCCATGGCATGGCGATTAAAGAGGGCTTCTCCTCCGATTTGTACGTGGCCAACTGCTTGATCCATTTCTACGCGGAATGCGGCTGCTTGGACTTGGCGTCGCGCGTCTTCGCCAATATGCCTGAGAGGGATGTCATTTCTTGGAACTCGATCATTGATGGGCTCGCTAATGGTGGACGCGAGGATGAGGCCATGGAGATTTTCCGCGCCATGGATGAGGAAGGTGTGAGGCCGAACGATGTCTCAATGGTGGGGGTCTTGACTGCTTGCAGGAGAATGAAGGTGGATGTGAAGTTTGGGAAGATGGTTCATTCCTACATAGAGAAGAATGGGATAAAGCAGAGCTTGATCCTCTGCAACGCGATTCTTGACATGTACACCAGGTGTGGAGGCGTGGACGAGGCCAAAATGTTCTTCGACAAGATGGTGGAGAAGGATATCATCTCATGGACAACGATGCTCGTAGGGTATGGAAGTTTGGGGGATTTTGATGCGGCCAGAGGACTCTTCGACTCATTGCCTAACAAAGATATTGCAGCGTGGAATGCTTTGATCTCGGCCTATGAGCAGAACGGTAGCCCTAAGGAGGCCGTGGCCGTTTTCAATGAGCTGCAGCGGAGCAAGACGGCGAAACCGGATGAAGTCACTCTTGTTAGCACTTTATCAGCCTGTTCTGAGCTTGGGGCAATAGAGTTAGGTGGTTGGATCCATGTTTatataaaaaaggaaagaatgagGTTGAATTGCCACCTTGCAACTGCCTTGATCGACATGTACTCCAAATGCGGCGATTTGGAGAAGGCGCTCGACGTCTTCCACTCAGTCGAGTGCACCAAGGACGTCTTCGTGTGGAGCGCGATGATTGCAGGGCTAGGAATGCACGGGTGTGGCGTATATGCAATGGCGATGTTCGAGAAGATGTTGGAGGATGGTGTGAAACCCACATCTATTACCTTCACAAACTTGCTATCTGCCTGCAGCCACTCGGGCCTGGTCGAGGAGGGGAGTGCGTTCCTCGACCAGATGGAGCGAGTGTACAACATTCCGCCCGGGGTGGAGCACTATGCGTGCATGATCGACATCCTGGGCCGGGCAGGGCTACTGGAGGATGCGATGGCGCTGATCAAGGCCATGCCAGTTGTGCCCGGGGCCTCCGTGTGGGGGGCTCTCCTTGGGGCGTGCAGGCTCCACAAGAACGTCGAGCTGGCGGAGGAGGCGTGGGCGCGGCTCCACGAGATTGAGCCACGGAACCACGGGGCGTACGTGCTGCTGTCGAACGTGTATGCGAATTCGGGGCTTTGGGAGAAGGTTTCAGAGGTGAGGAAGAGGATGAGAGAGGTCGGGCTGAGGAAGGAGCCAGGGTGTAGCTCTGTTGAGATGAATGGAAGTGTTCATGAGTTTCTAGTGGGAGATAACACACATCCTATGTCGAAGAAGATATACTCGAAATTGGGGGAAATCGCGGAGAGAGTGAAGAGTGAAGGGTATGAAACGAAGAAATCGGAGGTGCTGCAAATGgtggaggaagaagagatgcaGGAGAAGGCTTTGAGCCTTCACAGTGAGAGGCTGGCTCTTGCGTACGGGCTCATTGCGCTCGAGCAGCCGACGCAGAGGATTCGGATCGTGAAGAACCTTCGTGTCTGCGGGGATTGTCACTCTGTGTTCAAGGTTGTGTCGAAGGTTTATGGGAGGGAGATTGTGTTGAGGGATAGGTATAGGTTTCACCACTTCAAGGAGGGGTCTTGCTCTTGTAATGACTATTGGTGA
- the LOC121766059 gene encoding heat stress transcription factor A-1-like: MEAGGGGILTAAASPPPFLSKTYDMVDDPATDAVVSWSKNNNSFVVWNVPEFARDLLPKYFKHNNFSSFVRQLNTYGFRKVDSDRWEFANEGFLKGHKHLLKTINRRKTSHAQSQQQNVQTQNPPVPSCIEVGKFGMEEEVERLKRDKNLLMQELVRLRQQQQTTDSQLQTVGQRVHVMEQRQTQMMSFLAKAMQSPGFVSQLVHQQSDNGRHISGANKKRRLPNQDDEILAHKLSSTLPDGQIVKYQPLMNEAAKAMLRQIMKMDTSNRSESKLSSPNGLLIDRAHSPPDLLDSSSSSSRISGVTLSEVVPNTSSLSEVQSSSCVTHASSCNTLFPEASTGVPDFIPTQVISPGNSTDLPNRPLKGPEPTNFSSVDALPGFVDAPIPPPSDEPLEDYDVDILLDDIHKLVGMDDDTHKRLGISDDIRKLPGISDNIHKLPGINDVFWEQFLPETPNTETTDEIITVDLGHEMNTDQLIELESEWDRLNSLNNLTEQMGLLASTAKIG, translated from the exons ATGGAGGCTGGAGGCGGAGGAATTTTAACGGCGGCGGCGTCTCCGCCGCCGTTTCTGAGTAAGACTTACGACATGGTGGATGATCCGGCGACGGATGCGGTGGTATCGTGGAGCAAGAACAACAACAGCTTCGTCGTCTGGAACGTGCCGGAGTTCGCCAGAGACCTTTTGCCTAAGTATTTCAAGCATAATAATTTCTCCAGCTTCGTTCGTCAGCTCAATACTTAT GGCTTCAGGAAAGTGGATTCTGATCGTTGGGAGTTTGCTAATGAGGGTTTTCTTAAAGGTCACAAGCATTTACTGAAAACCATAAACAGGCGTAAAACATCCCATGCACAAAGCCAGCAACAAAATGTTCAAACTCAGAATCCCCCTGTCCCGTCTTGCATCGAGGTCGGTAAGTTTGGGATGGAGGAAGAGGTTGAGAGGTTGAAGAGAGATAAGAATCTTCTCATGCAGGAGCTTGTTAGGTTGAGGCAGCAGCAACAAACAACCGACAGTCAATTGCAGACTGTTGGTCAGCGTGTTCATGTAATGGAGCAACGGCAGACGCAAATGATGTCCTTCCTTGCAAAAGCTATGCAAAGTCCTGGCTTTGTTTCACAGCTGGTGCATCAGCAGAGCGACAACGGTAGACATATTTCTGGTGCTAACAAGAAAAGGAGGCTGCCAAATCAGGATGACGAAATTTTAGCTCACAAGTTGAGTAGTACATTGCCCGATGGACAGATTGTCAAATACCAGCCTTTGATGAATGAAGCTGCGAAGGCAATGCTAAGACAAATCATGAAAATGGATACATCAAATAGGTCCGAGTCTAAACTGAGCAGTCCTAATGGTCTCTTGATTGATAGAGCACATTCTCCCCCTGATTTGTTAGATAGCAGTAGTTCATCCAGTAGAATATCAGGAGTGACTCTTTCAGAGGTTGTACCCAATACCTCATCCTTGTCTGAGGTCCAATCTTCCTCTTGTGTGACACATGCTAGTTCTTGTAATACCCTCTTTCCGGAGGCAAGCACAGGGGTACCTGATTTCATTCCGACACAAGTAATCAGTCCAGGAAATAGTACCGACCTTCCTAATAGACCGTTGAAGGGGCCGGAGCCTACAAATTTCAGTTCTGTTGATGCACTTCCGGGGTTTGTTGATGCCCCTATACCTCCTCCGTCAGATGAGCCTTTAGAAGATTATGACGTTGACATCTTGCTCGATGACATCCATAAGCTGGTAGGTATGGATGATGATACGCATAAGCGGCTGGGTATAAGTGATGATATCCGTAAGTTGCCGGGTATTAGTGATAATATTCATAAGCTTCCGGGTATAAACGATGTATTCTGGGAACAGTTTCTTCCTGAGACCCCCAATACTGAAACAACAGACGAGATAATTACTGTTGATCTTGGACATGAAATGAACACGGATCAATTGATTGAACTAGAAAGCGAATGGGACAGGCTGAATAGTTTGAATAATCTTACTGAACAGATGGGGCTTCTTGCATCAACTGCGAAGATCGGTTAA
- the LOC121765839 gene encoding histone acetyltransferase MCC1-like: protein MLHPSMVNIKVHRRPVIVYRPIQPSDLEILERTHGELFPIRYESEFFQNVVDEQDIVSWGAVDRSRPNEQSDELIGFVTVRIIPAKDSEVEDLLSFEASRTDQTLVYILTLGVIDSYRNLGIASSLIHEVIKYASSLSSCRAVYLHVISYNNPAIHLYKKMSFQCVRRLYNFYYINGQYYDSYLFVYYVNGGRSPCSPLELVTLFVTYARSGFKLMVAKLWKNKERMISKWPKYKEPSYLLPTVQTKRIITNEGSRRQFV from the exons ATGCTACATCCTTCAATGGTGAACATCAAAGTTCACCGCCGTCCAGTTATAGTTTATAGGCCAATACAGCCATCTGACTTGGAGATTCTTGAGAGAACTCATGGCGAACTGTTTCCCATAAG GTATGAATCCGAGTTCTTTCAGAATGTTGTCGATGAGCAAGATATTGTGTCGTGGGGAGCTGTTGATCGAAGTCGTCCGAATGAACAGAGTGACGAACTTATTGGATTTGTTACTGTAAGGATTATTCCAGCCAAAGACAGTGAG GTAGAAGATTTATTGAGCTTTGAGGCATCAAGAACAGATCAAACGTTAGTATACATCCTAACATTGGGAGTCATCGATTCCTACAGAAATCTAGGAATTG CCAGTTCACTAATCCATGAGGTCATAAAGTACGCCTCGAGTCTTTCAAGTTGCCGTGCTGTTTATCTCCACGTGATATCATACAATAATCCAGCCATACATTTGTACAAGAAAATGTCATTTCAGTGTGTAAGGCGGCTGTACAATTTTTATTACATCAACGGACAATATTACGATTCCTATCTGTTTGTCTACTACGTGAATGGCGGTCGGTCTCCCTGCTCTCCGCT AGAACTTGTCACGTTGTTTGTCACTTATGCACGGAGTGGATTCAAATTAATGGTTGCTAAGCTGTGGAAAAACAAGGAGAGGATGATCTCCAAGTGGCCCAAGTATAAAGAACCGAGCTATCTTCTTCCTACAGTTCAGACCAAAAGAATCATCACGAACGAGGGTTCTAGGCGCCAGTTCGTCTAA
- the LOC121763624 gene encoding transcription factor MYB41-like, with amino-acid sequence MERTAEENGLKKGPWTPEEDQKLVDCIQKYGHGSWKELPKLAGLNRCGKSCRLRWTNYLRPDIKRGAFTDEEERVIIDLHAELGNKWSAIASYLPGRTDNEIKNFWNTRLKKKLLWNGIDPGTHMPRTHLDTLLPVLPQLLSCNSHTWESVVRSQENAARLTKILLVGNILQLLNSGTTVSPHLPMETISPSLGSARVMSRTPWDSLMMGLQSERFIPKAESDTLTCQQSLKNALQPVFQNTMETDNMMDIDSTKFGESSNMYTDFEVPDLVSASPVCLSTDQEPNNFISPDEFSNPPTTSNTMEDILMDDEANNYYWKQVLDQARLSP; translated from the exons ATGGAAAGGACGGCGGAAGAAAATGGCCTAAAGAAAGGGCCATGGACACCTGAAGAAGACCAGAAGCTCGTTGATTGCATTCAGAAATACGGCCATGGCAGCTGGAAAGAGCTTCCGAAGCTTGCTGGGCTCAACAGGTGCGGCAAGAGCTGCCGCCTGCGTTGGACGAATTATCTACGCCCTGATATCAAGAGAGGAGCCTTTACTGACGAGGAAGAAAGGGTCATTATCGATCTTCATGCAGAGCTAGGCAACAA GTGGTCGGCTATAGCTAGTTACCTGCCAGGGAGAACTGATAACGAGATCAAGAATTTCTGGAATACTCGTCTCAAGAAAAAGCTGTTATGGAATGGGATAGACCCCGGCACCCATATGCCAAGGACTCATCTTGATACCTTGTTACCTGTATTACCTCAGCTTCTCAGCTGTAATAGTCATACCTGGGAAAGTGTTGTGAGATCTCAAGAGAATGCTGCTCGTCTCACAAAAATTTTACTGGTAGGTAACATTTTACAGTTGTTGAACTCTGGTACTACAGTTTCGCCTCATCTCCCAATGGAAACTATTAGTCCTAGCCTGGGATCTGCTCGAGTCATGAGCAGAACGCCATGGGATTCCCTTATGATGGGATTGCAGTCGGAAAGATTCATTCCAAAAGCCGAGTCTGATACTCTGACATGCCAACAAAGCTTAAAAAATGCACTTCAACCTGTCTTCCAGAACACAATGGAAACTGACAATATGATGGATATAGATAGTACCAAATTTGGGGAATCATCTAACATGTACACAGATTTTGAAGTACCCGATCTCGTCTCAGCATCTCCTGTGTGTTTAAGTACAGATCAAGAACCAAACAATTTCATCAGCCCAGATGAATTTTCCAACCCTCCAACTACTTCTAATACAATGGAAGATATTCTCATGGATGATGAAGCAAACAACTACTACTGGAAACAAGTCCTTga TCAGGCCAGACTGTCGCCATGA
- the LOC121763625 gene encoding inositol-tetrakisphosphate 1-kinase 1-like: MSEESKTRYRIGYALAPKKVKSFIQPSLLNLAKERGIDLFPIQTTKPLIDQLPFDCIIHKSPDPEWRNQLEQLLLQKPNIVVIDRPEAIERLHNRVTMLQAVNQLEIANGFSIGVPKQVSVENPQSLIGCVASSGLRFPVIAKPLLANGTACSHQMSLVFNEEGLRGLNWSQPFVLQEFVNHGGVIFKVYVAGQHIQCVKRKSLPDISEVKLGVSENSVSFSQISNVTAQDQSDDGVEKLIEAAELPPSSFVTEVASQLREALKLNLFNFDMIRDSSVEGRHLVIDINYFPGYAKMPCYETILTDFFLDIVHNKPSVISKDC; encoded by the exons ATGTCGGAGGAATCGAAGACAAGGTACCGCATAGGCTATGCTCTGGCGCCTAAAAAAGTGAAGAGTTTCATTCAACCGTCGCTC CTCAATCTCGCCAAGGAGAGAGGAATCGATCTATTTCCCATCCAAACCACCAAACCCCTGATCGATCAATTACCCTTCGATTGCATCATCCACAAATCACCCGACCCGGAATGGCGGAACCAGCTCGAGCAGCTCCTCTTGCAAAAGCCCAACATCGTCGTAATTGACCGGCCGGAGGCGATCGAGCGCCTCCACAATCGGGTAACCATGCTGCAGGCGGTGAACCAGCTGGAAATCGCGAACGGGTTTTCGATTGGGGTTCCGAAGCAGGTGTCTGTGGAAAATCCCCAATCGCTGATTGGCTGCGTCGCGTCGAGTGGTTTAAGGTTTCCGGTGATTGCCAAACCTCTGTTGGCGAATGGGACCGCGTGCTCTCACCAGATGTCGTTGGTTTTCAACGAGGAGGGCTTGCGAGGGCTGAATTGGAGCCAGCCGTTTGTACTGCAAGAGTTCGTGAATCATGGAGGGGTCATTTTCAAGGTGTACGTGGCGGGCCAGCACATTCAGTGTGTGAAGAGGAAATCGTTGCCGGATATCTCGGAGGTGAAATTGGGCGTTTCGGAGAATTCGGTGTCGTTTTCACAGATTTCGAATGTGACTGCTCAGGATCAGAGCGATGACGGCGTGGAGAAGCTGATTGAGGCGGCTGAGCTTCCTCCATCTAGTTTTGTGACGGAAGTAGCTAGTCAGTTAAGGGAAGCTTTGAAATTGAACCTTTTCAATTTTGATATGATAAGGGACAGTAGTGTTGAAGGACGGCATCTCGTTATTGATATCAATTACTTTCCAGGGTATGCGAAGATGCCTTGCTACGAGACAATTTTGACTGATTTTTTTCTTGACATTGTGCATAATAAGCCAAGCGTGATTTCTAAGGATTGTTAG